One part of the Paenibacillus silvisoli genome encodes these proteins:
- a CDS encoding copper amine oxidase N-terminal domain-containing protein, whose translation MNKHFGKKAGAMLLFASLLLSSAAPLAAAPSTETQQPQGNSAEFTQLAASCSSDTIKQVYIAGGDMLYDTLYGARKEDRPRVEKVCGIIKSIAAAGKPAKWFDPTPESFFHGLEISFAQGSSASVFQYGDALYLQDETQFLKLSDTKAIEAYQSFLVRTEFLSISPEKPRFGETMRVKGHQPLFWSGSVFVFWIPESKTYTSSPSKSGGTPPYPVDSALLLYEGKQQYGYYDVTFKLPALGKAADGSMVPLGSRGSLAVLSGAGQGGNHSEGLMSLLPANEPFLTVNGAASDSTDLKPLLREGRALLPLRSAAKLAGQSVIWDAGSWSVLIRSKPPQKTNATYLHPQLWIDNKLAAPELQPILLGGITYVPIRALTAAFGISVAWDSASHSVQIGFLANK comes from the coding sequence ATGAACAAGCATTTCGGCAAGAAGGCAGGCGCCATGCTGTTATTTGCAAGCCTGCTTCTATCTTCAGCGGCACCGCTCGCAGCTGCTCCTTCAACGGAGACACAACAACCGCAGGGAAATTCAGCAGAATTTACCCAGCTGGCGGCTTCCTGCAGCTCGGACACCATCAAGCAAGTATATATCGCTGGCGGGGACATGCTGTACGATACGCTGTACGGTGCCCGCAAGGAGGACCGCCCTCGCGTAGAGAAGGTTTGCGGCATCATCAAGTCTATCGCGGCGGCAGGTAAGCCGGCGAAATGGTTTGATCCGACGCCGGAGTCTTTCTTCCACGGGCTGGAAATCTCCTTTGCCCAAGGCAGCAGCGCTTCTGTTTTCCAATACGGAGATGCGCTTTATTTGCAGGACGAAACGCAGTTTCTAAAGCTGTCGGACACCAAGGCCATTGAGGCGTATCAGTCCTTCCTGGTCCGGACGGAATTTCTGTCCATATCGCCGGAAAAGCCTCGCTTCGGCGAGACGATGCGCGTGAAAGGCCATCAGCCGCTCTTCTGGTCCGGGTCCGTCTTCGTATTCTGGATCCCGGAAAGCAAGACGTACACCTCGTCTCCATCCAAGTCAGGCGGGACGCCGCCATATCCTGTCGACTCCGCTCTGCTTCTGTATGAAGGAAAGCAGCAGTACGGCTATTACGACGTCACCTTTAAGCTGCCCGCTCTTGGCAAAGCTGCCGACGGCAGCATGGTGCCTCTTGGAAGCAGAGGAAGCCTCGCCGTATTAAGCGGCGCAGGTCAAGGCGGCAACCATTCGGAAGGCCTCATGTCGCTGCTTCCGGCAAACGAGCCTTTTCTCACCGTCAATGGCGCGGCCTCCGACAGCACGGATTTGAAGCCGCTGCTGCGAGAGGGCCGCGCGCTGCTGCCGCTGCGCTCGGCGGCGAAGCTTGCGGGTCAATCCGTCATCTGGGACGCCGGCTCATGGAGCGTCTTGATCCGTTCCAAGCCGCCGCAGAAAACGAATGCGACTTACCTGCATCCGCAGCTTTGGATCGACAACAAGCTGGCTGCGCCGGAGCTTCAGCCGATTCTGCTGGGCGGCATCACCTACGTCCCGATTCGCGCCCTTACGGCCGCTTTCGGTATATCCGTAGCGTGGGATAGTGCCAGCCACAGCGTGCAAATTGGTTTTTTGGCGAATAAGTAA
- a CDS encoding PAS domain S-box protein: MTSLLDFSEQELFSSTFKYAPIGMGLVSIEGKWLQVNSSLCRICGYSESELLGAPAQNITHPADSPTSKEIISHFIDGKLDNFQTERRYIHKNGFSVWVRLVLSAVRDENGHPLFFIAQIQDITESKITAKELITKTEQLESFIQHNADAIWMVNTEDTVLNVNPAFEQMFGWKAEEITGKRLPLIPQFLKVSMHHIHGRIKAGETVVSLETIRQRKDGQLLNVEATLSPLRDHCGAIIGITGICRNITPRKQAEKELKTKTAQLESFIHHNADAIWMINTDDIVMEVNPAFEMLFGWSANEIRGKKLPLVPDSLKISMDQIHRIIKSGETVIGLETIRQRKDGQQLDVEATLSPLRDNTGTIIGITGICRNITPRKQAEEKLKAKTTQMESFIKHNADPILMFNSDGKVQRVNEAFEQVFGWSKKEIIGMNIRNLPIIPDEAYEDMIQNYEMVSKGQSIIGVETVRKRKNGEIIHVIVSGSPILDGKGNQNGWSVTLRDITEWKLAQEHMRNSEKLSVAGQLAAGIAHEIRNPITSIKGFVQLMKAGFGEKQKYFEIMTSEIERIELILSELLILAKPQTIKYERKDIRVLLSQVMTLLDSQANLNNVQFITEFKPGATHLYCDENQLKQVFINFIKNSIESMTKGGKITIQVESDQKQELSIRLTDEGCGIPKDVLAKLGQPFYTTKSTGTGLGFMVSKKIIENHAGHIAIESEVDKGTSIEIKMPLHYEGA, from the coding sequence ATGACTAGTCTACTTGATTTTTCAGAGCAAGAACTATTCTCTAGTACGTTCAAATATGCTCCTATAGGCATGGGATTGGTGTCCATCGAAGGCAAGTGGCTGCAAGTTAACTCCTCTCTTTGCCGAATTTGCGGTTATTCGGAATCGGAGCTCCTAGGCGCGCCAGCCCAGAATATTACGCATCCCGCTGACTCTCCCACGTCCAAGGAGATCATCAGCCATTTCATAGACGGCAAGCTAGACAACTTCCAAACGGAAAGACGATATATCCACAAGAATGGTTTTTCGGTTTGGGTACGATTAGTTCTCTCTGCCGTGCGGGATGAGAACGGACATCCCCTATTTTTCATTGCGCAAATCCAAGACATTACGGAAAGCAAAATAACGGCAAAAGAGCTCATAACGAAAACCGAGCAATTGGAGTCCTTTATTCAACATAACGCGGACGCGATCTGGATGGTGAATACGGAGGATACCGTTCTGAATGTTAATCCCGCTTTTGAGCAGATGTTTGGCTGGAAGGCGGAAGAAATTACGGGAAAGCGATTGCCTCTCATCCCCCAATTCCTCAAAGTTTCGATGCATCATATCCATGGGCGCATTAAAGCCGGAGAAACGGTCGTCAGCTTGGAAACGATTCGCCAGCGCAAGGACGGTCAGCTATTGAACGTGGAGGCGACGCTCTCCCCGCTTCGGGATCATTGCGGAGCCATCATCGGCATTACAGGCATCTGTCGCAACATTACCCCGAGGAAACAAGCGGAAAAGGAACTGAAAACGAAAACCGCGCAATTAGAGTCGTTTATCCATCATAACGCGGATGCGATCTGGATGATTAACACGGATGATATCGTTATGGAGGTCAATCCGGCCTTCGAAATGCTGTTCGGCTGGTCTGCCAACGAGATCAGAGGCAAAAAACTGCCTCTCGTGCCCGATTCTCTCAAAATATCGATGGATCAGATCCATCGCATCATCAAATCCGGAGAAACGGTCATTGGCTTGGAAACGATACGCCAGCGAAAAGACGGGCAGCAGCTGGATGTGGAAGCTACGCTGTCCCCGCTTCGGGATAACACCGGAACGATCATCGGCATCACCGGAATTTGCCGGAACATTACGCCGAGAAAACAAGCGGAAGAGAAGCTGAAAGCAAAGACGACGCAAATGGAATCGTTCATCAAGCATAATGCGGATCCCATCTTGATGTTCAATAGCGATGGCAAGGTGCAGCGGGTCAATGAAGCGTTCGAACAGGTTTTCGGCTGGTCCAAAAAAGAAATCATCGGCATGAACATACGCAACCTTCCGATCATACCGGATGAAGCTTACGAAGATATGATTCAAAACTATGAAATGGTGAGCAAAGGGCAATCGATTATCGGCGTAGAAACCGTTCGCAAACGCAAAAACGGCGAAATCATTCATGTCATCGTATCAGGCTCTCCCATACTCGACGGCAAAGGCAATCAGAATGGCTGGTCGGTGACGCTCCGGGACATTACCGAGTGGAAATTGGCTCAAGAGCATATGCGAAATTCCGAGAAGCTGTCCGTCGCCGGTCAATTGGCTGCCGGCATCGCACATGAGATCCGGAATCCGATTACCTCGATCAAAGGCTTCGTGCAGCTGATGAAAGCGGGCTTCGGGGAGAAGCAAAAGTATTTCGAAATTATGACCTCCGAAATCGAACGGATCGAGCTGATCCTTAGCGAGCTCTTGATTCTCGCCAAGCCGCAAACGATCAAATACGAGCGCAAAGATATTCGCGTGCTGCTAAGTCAAGTGATGACCCTGCTCGATTCGCAGGCCAATCTGAACAATGTTCAGTTTATTACGGAGTTCAAACCGGGCGCGACCCATCTGTACTGCGATGAAAACCAGCTGAAGCAAGTGTTTATCAATTTTATTAAAAACTCGATCGAGTCGATGACCAAGGGCGGCAAAATAACCATTCAAGTCGAAAGCGATCAAAAACAGGAGCTGTCCATTCGCCTCACGGACGAGGGCTGCGGCATTCCGAAGGATGTGCTCGCCAAGCTAGGACAGCCTTTCTATACGACCAAGAGCACCGGTACCGGCTTAGGCTTTATGGTGAGCAAAAAAATTATCGAGAATCACGCCGGTCACATCGCGATCGAAAGCGAAGTCGACAAAGGAACGAGCATTGAAATTAAAATGCCCCTTCATTATGAAGGGGCCTAA
- a CDS encoding VOC family protein, with amino-acid sequence MEANAPSKSWLPEPEGYRPVRAPHALKVIAGSINHKQSEDASMVVNTSPIQARVAGIFIPVRDIERAREWYCRIFGIAETPEIMNGHLCPLPTDGPGIILDTMPMWGGKEEGGPSTYDTPAAMFPTDDLEGAYKFMQEQQVEFASGIEFNHWFAFRDSEGNLLMVVKA; translated from the coding sequence ATGGAAGCAAACGCACCAAGCAAGAGCTGGCTGCCTGAACCGGAGGGATATCGACCGGTCAGAGCTCCGCATGCGCTCAAAGTTATTGCAGGCAGTATAAACCACAAACAATCGGAGGATGCGTCAATGGTAGTTAACACAAGTCCAATTCAAGCCCGGGTTGCCGGGATCTTCATTCCCGTGCGCGATATCGAGCGGGCAAGAGAGTGGTATTGCCGGATTTTCGGCATCGCGGAGACGCCGGAAATTATGAACGGGCATTTATGCCCGCTGCCTACGGACGGTCCCGGCATTATTCTCGATACGATGCCGATGTGGGGCGGCAAGGAAGAAGGCGGCCCATCGACGTACGATACGCCTGCAGCGATGTTTCCGACGGACGATTTGGAAGGCGCCTACAAATTCATGCAGGAGCAGCAGGTGGAGTTCGCGTCCGGCATCGAGTTTAACCATTGGTTCGCATTCCGCGATTCCGAAGGCAATCTGCTGATGGTTGTAAAGGCATAG
- a CDS encoding DUF4362 domain-containing protein → MVKKTAAIAGMTVLLLFMAACGGRTENGHSPAAEPVPVQSEQSATLVSLPKVTDPYTREQASANGDVVNVDGKYTNLEKWRQFMEHVKAKSPEPESVRITLYTIEGDPIFYELVYDGKEIRYTFDNSMDAFGSDQGRPTTTCTGFDTKTVEQAGTFVVLTGCSNGNTGDTFFFDADAK, encoded by the coding sequence ATGGTGAAGAAAACGGCGGCCATAGCCGGGATGACCGTACTTCTGTTATTCATGGCTGCTTGCGGCGGCCGAACGGAAAACGGTCATTCTCCGGCAGCAGAGCCGGTACCCGTCCAAAGTGAACAGTCGGCGACGCTTGTGAGCTTGCCGAAGGTGACGGATCCGTATACGCGCGAGCAGGCGAGCGCGAACGGGGACGTCGTCAATGTCGACGGCAAATATACGAATCTAGAGAAGTGGCGGCAATTTATGGAGCATGTAAAGGCGAAGAGTCCGGAGCCGGAGAGCGTGCGCATTACGTTGTATACGATTGAAGGAGATCCGATCTTCTACGAGCTGGTCTACGACGGGAAAGAGATTCGCTATACGTTCGATAACTCGATGGACGCGTTCGGCTCCGACCAAGGCAGGCCGACCACGACATGCACGGGATTTGACACAAAGACGGTGGAGCAGGCAGGCACTTTCGTTGTGCTGACGGGCTGCTCGAACGGGAACACCGGAGATACGTTCTTTTTCGACGCGGATGCCAAATGA
- a CDS encoding MFS transporter, giving the protein MWKYTYHMVRDLSPGVKRFIATESLFGVAAGIFSLILNLHLLELGFSKDFIGQITSIGALTVGLTSLPAGMIVQRVGRKRMLVIGMLLSVVSLILFGLGTSKAAIISAQLIWSLGVSAIVNSEIQLIYEYCRSKKEETSAYSLLFAIFTLFTGIGTMLGGYLPNWLNGGTTVYQYAFFAAAVCFAASALLRAALLPASGPAPAAGSGQTAAGRAAGRAAEPVESRGDRRRNRHAISFLLVLSLLIFNSGFTFGMLSPFLNVILKFRFDMNDDAISWLLALSGFFFFVGSLVMPYFKEKLGSRMSFIVLFAFNIAIVALMAIAMPAASFAVLLLLRGTGFTMLNNLVDSESMSAVAEEDRNLFAGMRTVSRSIGNTIASYWAGFILAANHYALPFILTAAALLLGFAGYAWLVQGALERRQLQRTTAVEMN; this is encoded by the coding sequence ATGTGGAAATATACGTATCATATGGTTCGGGACTTGTCACCGGGCGTAAAACGGTTCATCGCAACGGAAAGCTTGTTTGGCGTTGCCGCAGGTATTTTTAGTCTTATCTTGAATTTGCATTTGCTAGAGCTTGGATTTTCGAAAGATTTTATCGGACAAATTACGTCGATCGGAGCGCTTACCGTCGGCCTTACAAGCTTGCCCGCCGGAATGATCGTCCAGCGCGTCGGGCGGAAGCGGATGCTGGTCATCGGCATGCTGCTGTCCGTGGTCTCGCTCATACTATTCGGGCTGGGCACGAGCAAAGCCGCCATCATTTCAGCGCAGCTCATATGGTCGCTTGGCGTCTCGGCAATCGTCAATTCGGAAATTCAGCTGATCTATGAATATTGCCGAAGCAAGAAGGAAGAGACGAGCGCCTATTCGCTGCTGTTTGCGATCTTCACGCTGTTTACGGGCATCGGGACGATGCTGGGCGGGTATTTGCCGAACTGGCTTAACGGCGGCACGACGGTCTATCAGTACGCCTTCTTCGCGGCAGCGGTCTGCTTCGCCGCATCCGCGCTGCTGCGGGCCGCTTTGCTGCCGGCATCCGGGCCAGCTCCGGCCGCTGGCAGCGGACAAACGGCAGCCGGAAGAGCTGCCGGAAGAGCTGCCGAGCCTGTGGAATCCAGGGGAGATCGGCGGAGAAACCGACATGCCATCTCTTTCCTTCTCGTATTGTCGCTATTGATCTTTAACTCGGGCTTTACGTTCGGGATGCTGAGTCCGTTTTTGAATGTCATCCTGAAATTCAGGTTCGACATGAACGACGACGCGATCTCCTGGCTGCTTGCTTTGTCCGGTTTCTTCTTCTTTGTCGGCTCGCTCGTCATGCCGTATTTCAAGGAGAAGCTGGGCAGCCGAATGAGCTTTATCGTCTTGTTCGCGTTCAATATCGCCATCGTTGCGCTCATGGCAATAGCGATGCCGGCAGCATCGTTTGCCGTTCTGCTCCTGCTGCGAGGGACAGGCTTTACGATGCTGAACAACCTCGTGGACAGCGAGTCGATGTCGGCGGTAGCCGAGGAAGACCGCAACCTGTTCGCAGGGATGCGGACCGTCTCCAGAAGTATCGGCAATACGATTGCCTCGTACTGGGCCGGGTTTATTCTCGCGGCGAACCACTATGCGCTGCCCTTCATCCTGACGGCTGCCGCGCTGCTGCTCGGTTTTGCAGGTTATGCATGGCTGGTGCAAGGAGCCCTTGAAAGGCGGCAGCTTCAGAGAACGACAGCTGTGGAAATGAATTAA
- a CDS encoding spore germination protein: MRPISKSIETNETYLREQFQHCSDIIFRSFTLRDEAMLLLIYLDGMTKVQSIEDNVLKPLLFNGLPQGLDRVQSLAELFRREWLPLTNVATDDKMDDLVNHILQGIWLRLLLGHAY, from the coding sequence ATGCGTCCCATCAGCAAGAGCATCGAAACGAACGAAACCTATCTGCGCGAGCAATTCCAGCATTGCTCGGATATTATTTTCCGCTCGTTTACATTAAGGGACGAAGCCATGCTTTTGCTTATTTATCTGGACGGCATGACGAAGGTTCAGAGCATAGAGGATAACGTGCTGAAGCCGCTGCTTTTCAACGGCCTCCCGCAGGGGCTTGACCGCGTTCAATCGCTTGCCGAACTGTTCCGGCGAGAATGGCTCCCTTTAACGAACGTAGCAACGGATGACAAGATGGACGATCTGGTCAACCATATTTTACAGGGAATATGGCTGCGGCTTCTGCTTGGACATGCATATTAA
- a CDS encoding sigma-70 family RNA polymerase sigma factor has translation MKQWIQGARLGDQLAWRQIVQHFNGMAFSAAYAKLGDRGQAEDAVQEAFAEAANHLHKLQEAEAFPGWFKIIVERQCYRLIRRKKHATMPLHETADKEDEAFNVELIAERNEWQTMLHQAVEGLSKPLKLAVQLYYFQGYPVHEIASYLSVSPSVLKKRLFDARHKLRSQLLVADFVSMFNDMHEGGESMLHIVNGDHVGDKLREGNICGDILVWREIYPVGPVFLDMSGREQRSDRADYLERTLGIPRQDYIANCKSQEDMLQQFHKYDEVVLWFEHDLFDQLMLSYLLQWFSKQKLGRTKLNLLCIGNYPDIELFKGLGQLSTKQLMKLSGTWQRIGRQELETGKRIWEAYASSDIERHAGILREDTSALPFAHAALDMHVSRLPSATNGLGIVEQTILELAINGLNAPREMFRELGSRLIELGMGDLEFWYRLRTMTEQPDALIEITGPEPSFDNGLVQVTELGRDAAAGVKDWAAHIKPSDERYGGLHLNRDIPWRWDQERKQLVRT, from the coding sequence TTGAAGCAATGGATACAAGGAGCCCGGCTCGGCGATCAGCTCGCATGGCGGCAGATTGTGCAGCATTTCAACGGCATGGCGTTTTCGGCCGCATACGCGAAGCTGGGAGACCGGGGGCAGGCGGAGGATGCGGTTCAGGAAGCGTTCGCGGAGGCAGCCAACCATTTACACAAGCTGCAAGAAGCGGAGGCGTTCCCCGGATGGTTCAAGATCATTGTCGAACGGCAATGCTACCGCTTGATTCGACGCAAGAAGCATGCAACCATGCCCTTGCATGAGACCGCGGATAAGGAAGATGAAGCATTCAACGTGGAGCTCATTGCAGAAAGAAACGAATGGCAAACGATGCTCCATCAAGCGGTAGAGGGGCTGTCCAAACCGTTAAAGCTGGCGGTCCAGCTCTATTATTTTCAAGGCTATCCCGTCCATGAAATCGCAAGCTACTTGAGCGTATCCCCGTCCGTCCTCAAAAAACGGCTGTTCGATGCCCGCCATAAGCTGCGGTCGCAGCTGCTTGTAGCCGACTTTGTATCGATGTTCAACGATATGCATGAAGGAGGAGAATCGATGCTCCACATCGTGAACGGCGACCATGTCGGCGACAAGCTGCGGGAAGGGAACATTTGCGGCGATATTTTGGTATGGCGAGAAATTTATCCGGTAGGGCCTGTTTTTCTTGATATGAGCGGGAGGGAGCAGCGGTCCGACAGAGCGGACTATTTGGAGCGAACGCTCGGAATCCCGCGACAGGACTACATAGCCAACTGCAAGTCGCAGGAGGACATGCTGCAACAGTTCCATAAATACGACGAAGTCGTGCTCTGGTTCGAGCATGATCTGTTCGACCAGCTCATGCTGAGCTATTTGCTGCAATGGTTTTCGAAGCAGAAGCTGGGCCGCACGAAGCTGAATCTGCTATGTATCGGCAACTATCCGGACATAGAGTTGTTCAAGGGACTTGGACAGCTGTCAACGAAGCAGCTGATGAAGCTGTCTGGGACTTGGCAGCGGATCGGACGCCAAGAGCTCGAGACAGGCAAACGAATCTGGGAGGCATACGCTTCATCGGATATCGAGCGGCATGCCGGCATATTGCGGGAAGACACATCGGCGCTGCCCTTTGCTCATGCGGCACTTGACATGCATGTATCGCGGCTGCCATCCGCAACGAACGGTCTCGGCATCGTCGAGCAGACCATTCTGGAGCTCGCGATAAACGGCTTGAACGCGCCTCGGGAGATGTTCCGGGAGCTAGGCAGCCGATTAATCGAATTGGGAATGGGCGATTTGGAGTTTTGGTATCGATTACGAACGATGACGGAGCAGCCGGACGCGCTGATCGAAATAACAGGTCCAGAGCCATCCTTTGACAATGGTCTCGTACAAGTAACGGAGCTAGGAAGAGATGCAGCGGCCGGCGTGAAGGACTGGGCCGCCCATATAAAGCCATCCGATGAGCGGTATGGGGGCTTGCACCTGAACCGGGATATACCGTGGCGTTGGGATCAAGAAAGAAAGCAGCTGGTTCGCACATAG
- a CDS encoding epoxide hydrolase family protein: MNSKFRARLAVIAVMTLGLTANGTTALAIGGHWQASASQAATTDKTAIRPFQVHVPEAELTDLRNRIKATRWPDKETVPDQTQGTQLDTMKKLADYWANEYDWRKLEARLNALPMFVTEIDGQDIQFIHVRSKHEGALPILLMHGWPGSIIEMLKIIDPLTNPTAYGGKASDAFDVVIPSMPGHGFSSKPTTTGWGPDRIASAYGELMNRLGYKKYVAQGGDWGAVLADRMGVQKPKGLIGIHTNMPGTVPADIDRALMAGNGCPKGITAEEQRACDQLAFVYRQIAYAQMMGTRPQTLTGLADSPIGLAAFMLDHDAKSLELISKAFHGQPGGLSRDDVLDNVTLYWLTNTPISSARLYWENKYPFLGVKGVTLPVAVSVFPDELYEAPKSWTEQAYPSLIYYNRLDKGGHFAAWEQPELFTEELRKAFRPLR, translated from the coding sequence ATGAACAGTAAATTCAGAGCTCGATTAGCCGTGATCGCGGTTATGACGCTGGGATTAACGGCTAACGGGACGACCGCCCTTGCCATTGGCGGGCATTGGCAAGCAAGCGCTTCGCAAGCAGCGACAACGGACAAGACGGCCATTCGCCCGTTTCAGGTGCATGTGCCGGAAGCTGAGCTTACCGACCTGCGCAATCGCATTAAAGCGACAAGATGGCCGGATAAGGAAACAGTACCGGATCAAACGCAAGGGACGCAGCTCGACACGATGAAGAAGCTCGCGGACTATTGGGCAAACGAATACGACTGGCGAAAGCTTGAGGCAAGGCTGAATGCTCTTCCGATGTTCGTGACCGAGATCGACGGGCAGGACATTCAATTTATTCATGTCCGCTCGAAGCACGAAGGAGCGCTGCCGATTCTACTCATGCACGGATGGCCCGGTTCGATCATCGAGATGCTGAAAATTATCGATCCGCTGACCAATCCCACTGCTTATGGAGGGAAGGCGTCGGATGCGTTCGATGTGGTGATTCCGTCGATGCCCGGCCACGGGTTTTCGAGCAAGCCGACCACGACCGGCTGGGGGCCAGATCGCATCGCGAGTGCCTATGGCGAGCTGATGAATCGGCTAGGTTATAAGAAGTATGTCGCGCAAGGCGGCGACTGGGGCGCGGTTCTCGCCGACCGTATGGGGGTTCAGAAGCCAAAAGGACTGATCGGCATCCATACCAATATGCCCGGCACGGTCCCAGCTGACATCGATCGTGCTCTCATGGCTGGCAATGGCTGCCCTAAAGGGATCACGGCAGAAGAGCAGCGCGCCTGCGATCAGCTGGCCTTCGTCTACAGACAAATTGCGTACGCCCAAATGATGGGAACGCGTCCGCAAACGCTGACGGGGCTTGCCGATTCACCGATCGGCTTGGCTGCTTTCATGCTGGACCATGATGCGAAGAGCTTGGAGTTAATCTCGAAGGCGTTTCACGGGCAGCCCGGGGGACTATCGCGGGATGATGTCCTCGACAATGTGACGCTCTACTGGTTGACGAACACGCCGATTTCGTCGGCGCGTCTTTACTGGGAGAACAAGTACCCGTTCTTAGGGGTGAAAGGCGTTACCCTCCCGGTAGCGGTCAGCGTCTTTCCGGACGAGCTTTACGAAGCACCGAAAAGCTGGACGGAACAGGCGTATCCCAGCCTCATCTATTACAACAGACTCGACAAAGGCGGCCACTTCGCGGCGTGGGAGCAGCCGGAGCTGTTCACGGAGGAGCTGCGCAAGGCGTTCAGGCCATTACGTTGA
- a CDS encoding carboxymuconolactone decarboxylase family protein, protein MHIKQAKIHGERELRLYHLSIWRESNLFTPRERAALEWTELLTKLPEHGVGDDMYNRMREQFSEKELSDLTFSVMAINAWNRANIAFRNTPGSADAAFGLTKAGLS, encoded by the coding sequence ATGCATATTAAGCAAGCGAAAATCCATGGCGAGCGCGAGCTGCGGCTCTACCACCTCTCGATCTGGCGGGAATCGAATTTGTTTACGCCGCGCGAACGAGCCGCGTTGGAATGGACCGAGCTTCTGACCAAGCTGCCTGAGCATGGCGTAGGTGACGACATGTATAACCGCATGCGCGAGCAGTTCTCGGAGAAAGAACTGTCGGATCTGACGTTCTCGGTCATGGCGATCAATGCTTGGAACCGTGCCAATATCGCCTTCCGGAATACGCCGGGTTCGGCTGACGCGGCGTTTGGATTAACGAAAGCCGGTTTGAGCTAA
- the sigJ gene encoding RNA polymerase sigma factor SigJ, translating to MQELYTAYKNLLFKLAYQLTGSVSDAEDVVQDVFLKAADVPPDKLLAEPKAYLCKMVANRCKDLHKSARRQRERYYGEWLPEPFADTYGDEMDAVIHNDLLSYAMLVLLERLTPTERVVFVLREALGFDYQELARLTEKSEANCRKLYSRASAKMGLDAEEIVAAEPANLAWVERFLKALKQGNMDQILSMLDQDVVSISDGGGKAAAVVEPIERKEAVAQFLLGPLRQAATVNGEVRIEIEVLNGQPCLVLRSNEGIHTVGMLHVEHDRIRNLYFVRNPDKLTHADG from the coding sequence ATGCAGGAGTTATATACGGCTTATAAAAATCTTTTGTTTAAACTCGCCTATCAGCTGACCGGCTCCGTTTCCGATGCCGAGGACGTCGTTCAGGACGTGTTTCTGAAGGCTGCCGATGTGCCGCCCGATAAGCTGCTTGCCGAGCCGAAAGCGTATCTATGCAAAATGGTCGCCAATCGCTGCAAGGATCTGCACAAATCGGCGCGCAGGCAGCGGGAACGTTATTATGGGGAGTGGCTGCCGGAGCCGTTTGCTGATACGTACGGCGATGAAATGGATGCCGTGATTCATAACGATCTCTTGTCCTATGCCATGCTTGTCCTGTTGGAGCGGCTGACGCCTACCGAACGGGTTGTGTTCGTGCTGCGCGAAGCGCTCGGCTTCGACTATCAGGAGCTTGCAAGGCTCACGGAAAAAAGCGAGGCGAATTGCCGCAAGCTGTACAGCCGGGCCAGCGCGAAGATGGGGCTGGACGCCGAGGAAATCGTTGCTGCGGAACCGGCCAATCTAGCATGGGTGGAACGGTTTTTGAAAGCATTAAAGCAGGGGAATATGGATCAAATCTTGTCCATGCTGGATCAGGACGTCGTATCCATATCCGATGGGGGAGGCAAAGCGGCTGCCGTCGTGGAACCGATCGAGAGGAAAGAGGCGGTTGCGCAGTTCTTGCTTGGTCCTTTGCGGCAAGCAGCTACCGTTAATGGAGAAGTGCGCATCGAAATCGAGGTGTTGAACGGGCAGCCGTGCCTTGTGCTTCGGTCGAATGAAGGCATCCATACGGTAGGTATGCTGCATGTCGAACACGATCGGATTCGAAATCTCTACTTTGTCCGAAACCCGGATAAGCTAACGCATGCGGATGGATAA